From Fundulus heteroclitus isolate FHET01 chromosome 14, MU-UCD_Fhet_4.1, whole genome shotgun sequence, the proteins below share one genomic window:
- the prox3 gene encoding prospero homeobox 3, producing the protein MDSPTDLFDDSSPQMRTFTPGLSSADLSGVHAAPAFRPPGFPLIHHLLQPGGGPRKIGGILTPSLNSQRHMAARSLEEDVTVGQMERGMEGAEEEGGMMEGEDDLTEVKRKCSDTVLMAEWSQDVMKVKRMKFECRQKDKAVEEDGKRREGRRREKEELKEQLEEARERLQALQEKVWRAFGEKAEKEERKRKSLTGNRCDGDGGRDEGMVEDEEDLTGEMYDEEDIDAAEMEKDSFSLLSVSHYDNFSKRKEQLRKERERRLERGREGDVEGIVEGPRLWLECGGLTRGEWDGGTEEEEDEEGQKFAKALKLELGSAVARVIDRVLRLYTEMTEHASPPAAISFHPSDQGHDAGKEREGWMGLLTRGRAEEATKEKEDGDREQQLRKMKNGGGLPPGPLRCSEQSDLPMPLAVHRSPDTRKTFPLLGPPLSANVNSSHPNLPLHHPSLTRPTPLAHPPLLPSASQPKETSSATSFHPSSSSSSSSSSFPAPPPPPPPPLPLPLLHYSMQQLFSRSLHHPQLPHLAPSRKDYLTSDPFLEFSSHASFPPLPFLGHLDPSLTRHGVRERERGVRGDGSIRGSGGMDGGELYLTAGTQEGLSPCHLKKAKLMFFYTRYPSSNTLKTYFPEVKFNRCVTSQMIKWFSNFREFFYIQMERFARQAVRDALTRDGAARLGRESQLRVSRDTELYRVLNMHYNKSNVYQVPERFIEVSEVALREFYSAIWTGRDSDPCWKKGIYKIICKLDSPLPDAFRMPGCPVG; encoded by the exons ATGGATTCGCCTACAGATCTTTTCGACGACTCCTCCCCCCAGATGCGCACTTTCACCCCCGGCCTCTCCTCCGCTGACCTCTCTGGCGTTCACGCTGCTCCGGCCTTCAGACCTCCAGGTTTCCCCCTCATCCACCATCTCCTCCAGCCGGGCGGAGGCCCCAGGAAGATCGGAGGGATCCTAACACCAAGCCTGAACTCGCAGAGACACATGGCGGCCAGGAGCCTGGAGGAAGACGTGACCGTCGGTCAAATGGAGCGAGGGATGGAAGGAGcagaagaggagggagggatgATGGAAGGAGAAGATGACCTGACAGAGGTGAAGAGGAAGTGCAGCGACACGGTGCTCATGGCGGAGTGGAGTCAGGACGTCATGAAGGTGAAGCGGATGAAGTTTGAGTGCAGGCAGAAAGACAAGGCGGTGGAGGAAGACgggaagaggagggaggggaggagaAGGGAGAAGGAGGAGCTGAAGGAGCAGCTAGAGGAGGCCAGGGAGAGACTGCAGGCCCTGCAGGAGAAGGTTTGGAGGGCGTTTGGGGAAAAGGccgagaaggaggagaggaagaggaagagctTGACTGGAAACAGATGCGACGGCGATGGAGGGAGAGATGAGGGGatggtggaggatgaggaggaccTCACGGGAGAGATGTACGACGAGGAGGACATCGATGCCGCGGAGATGGAGAAGGATTCGTTCTCCCTCCTGTCCGTTTCCCACTACGACAACTTCAGCAAGCGCAAAGAGCAGCTGCGAAAAGAACGAGAAAGGAGgctggagagaggaagagagggagACGTGGAGGGCATCGTGGAGGGACCCAGACTGTGGCTGGAATGTGGAGGTCTGACGAGAGGAGAGTGGGATGGTGggactgaggaggaggaggacgaggagggaCAGAAGTTTGCCAAGGCGCTGAAGCTGGAGCTGGGCAGCGCTGTGGCTCGAGTCATCGACAGAGTTCTGCGTCTTTACACGGAGATGACGGAGCATGCCTCCCCTCCCGCCGCCATCTCTTTTCACCCGTCCGACCAGGGCCACGACGCGGGAAAGGAGAGGGAGGGCTGGATGGGACTGTTGACGCGAGGAAGAGCGGAGGAGGCGACGAAAGAGAAGGAGGACGGcgacagagagcagcagctcagGAAGATGAAGAACGGGGGCGGCCTCCCTCCCGGGCCGCTGCGTTGCTCCGAACAGTCAGACCTGCCGATGCCACTGGCCGTTCACAGGTCCCCCGACACACGGAAGACCTTCCCGCTCCTCGGACCTCCTCTCTCCGCCAACGTCAACTCCTCTCACCCCAACCTCCCCCTGCATCACCCCTCTTTGACTCGACCCACTCCTCTTGCTCACCCTCCCCTCCTGCCTTCAGCGTCACAGCCCAAAGAGACCTCCTCCGCCACCTCCTTCCACccgtcctcctcctcgtcttcctcGTCTTCCTCCTTCCCCGCacctccccctcctccaccccctcctctccctctcccgtTGCTGCACTACTCGATGCAGCAGCTCTTCTCCCGCTCACTCCACCACCCACAGCTGCCTCATCTCGCTCCGTCCCGGAAGGACTACCTGACCTCCGACCCCTTCCTGGAGTTCTCCTCTCACGCCTCCTTCCCTCCGCTCCCTTTCCTTGGACACCTGGACCCATCGCTGACTCGTCACGGAgtcagagagagggagagaggggtGAGGGGAGATGGGAGCATCAGAGGGAgcggagggatggatggaggagaGCTCTACCTGACCGCTGGg ACTCAGGAGGGATTGTCTCCCTGCCACCTGAAGAAAGCCAAGCTCATGTTCTTCTACACTCGCTATCCTAGCTCCAACACACTGAAAACCTACTTCCCTGAAGTCAAG TTTAACCGCTGCGTGACCTCCCAGATGATCAAATGGTTCAGCAACTTCAGGGAGTTCTTCTACATCCAGATGGAGCGATTTGCACGGCAGGCTGTCCGCGATGCTCTCACCCG ggatggtgcagcTCGTCTGGGCCGAGAGAGTCAGCTGCGAGTGAGCCGTGATACGGAGCTGTACCGCGTTCTGAACATGCACTACAACAAGAGCAACGTCTACCAG
- the snx15 gene encoding sorting nexin-15, whose translation MSRKPKEEYHRFFSVTDPRSHEKGHTEYKVTARFVSKRHPDDVKEVVVWKRFSELKKLHGELAYTHRNLFRRQEEFPAFPRAQVFGRFDEAVIEERRKAAESMLLFTTSIPALYNSPQLKEFFRGGEVTRPLDPSPASSAGPLPPPLIPLPKRRASDCEPAEEEEGREAPTLPQDLGTNISLEVGEPEVAAEAYSEFGGSPAEEEQEDLSDAEQDDRVSSPELSLPGHQQSEETQEDFDSLFDSAAEELVPSPKEEGPPPLSENDLAVFDPCYKQETSDSSGDHSELFSLPPASLIGGDVGYLNQAAEELTAAMEREKEGELSSAIRGYRTAVDILITGVQGDPDPARRESVMRRTAQYLKHAEMLVDQHASPSHSHAAAHTQEP comes from the exons ATGTCACGCAAACCCAAAGAGGAATACCACCGGTTCTTCTCCGTTACCGACCCACGGAGCCACGAGAAGGGCCACACGGAGTACAAAGTGACAGCCAGG TTCGTCTCCAAGCGGCATCCGGACGACGTGAAGGAGGTGGTGGTATGGAAGAGGTTCTCGGAGCTGAAGAAGCTCCACGGAGAGCTGGCCTACACTCACAGGAACCTGTTCAGGAGGCAGGAGGAGTTCCCGGCTTTTCCACGCGCACAAGTTTTTG GCAGGTTTGATGAAGCTGTGATcgaggagaggaggaaggcagCAGAGAGCATGCTGTTGTTCACTACCAGCATACCCGCGCTCTACAACAGCCCCCAGCTCAAGGAGTTCTTCAGG GGCGGCGAAGTCACGAGACCTCTGGATCCCTCCCCTGCGTCCTCAGCCGGGCCTCTCCCTCCTCCGCTCATCCCCCTGCCGAAGAGGAGGGCGTCTGACTGTGAACCCGCcgaggaggaggaaggcagGGAGGCTCCCACCTTACCGCAGGACCTGGGCACCAACATTAGCCTGGAGGTCGGGGAGCCGGAGGTGGCGGCCGAGGCCTACAGCGAGTTCGGAGGGTCTCCGGCAGAAGAAGAACAGGAGGACCTCAGCGACGCAGAACAGGACGACCGAG TGTCCTCTCCTGAGCTGTCTCTACCAGGACACCAGCAGtcggaggagacccaggaggacTTCGATTCACTGTTTGACTCGGCGGCAGAGGAGCTGGTCCCGTCTCCTAAGGAGGAAGGACCCCCTCCTCTGTCTGAAAACGACCTGGCTGTCTTCGATCCCTGCTACAAACAAG AAACGTCGGACTCCTCCGGCGACCACTCTGAGCTGTTCTCGCTGCCGCCGGCCAGTCTGATTGGAGGAGACGTGGGCTACCTGAACCAAGCCGCCGAGGAGCTGACCGCTGCCATGGAGAGGGAGAAGGAGGGCGAGCTCAGCTCTGCCATCCGTGGGTACAGGACGGCGGTGGACATACTCATCACTGGAGTGCAGG GGGACCCGGATCCTGCTCGCAGGGAGTCCGTGATGAGAAGGACGGCCCAGTACCTGAAGCACGCCGAGATGCTGGTGGATCAGCACGCTTCGCCCAGTCACAGCCACGCAGCTGCACACACGCAGGAGCCCTAG